The following proteins are co-located in the Scylla paramamosain isolate STU-SP2022 chromosome 37, ASM3559412v1, whole genome shotgun sequence genome:
- the LOC135091366 gene encoding uncharacterized protein LOC135091366, producing the protein MRGRWGGRTRRPPHSFPSVTPCGEGPPAAPRSTPAPTPGDTHTTYIPRPPPLQPLHCHGGVGHGALLGCPTQAATAQTAAPHSDSSSRFPASHSLQSSESQRGIFHREGPLGAPCPSPSPLGAMSRPRRLTPLLLPPLLLLVALLVPCCPAEDAPALPPAAATAASAAAAPTAAPTPAPAGPDAAQHQEEPAREKRFLGSLLRQDGRLPIWGYKRSFISQQDSNPDHDVMTPAAASPAEGTLPEDSEAQALEKRHLSSLARNNAFPKDLREKKYFASLLKSRVMGEGTKFSQQDAPDDSESRLQKRFYASLLKSDTPPQTAYLNSMFYRQDKRHYGSLLRSGPLPFMQDKRHFASLLKSPSYRGISIPGKRGVGAEDGAQDDAVRQLEDVRELSKHQFSSLLGNHLDDDLELQRRLLAAGLISPGDTQDLAALFTPWEVATLPGQDKRHIGSLYRGKKDEDSLYDLPEDKRHIGSLYRGKKDEDSLYHELSEDKRHIGSLYRGKKDEDNVLGFPEDKRHIGSLYRGKKDGDDLYHDLSEDKRHIGSLYRGKKDEDNSYYDLSEDKRHIGSLYRGKKDVDNSYYDLSEDKRHIGSLYRGKKDEDNSYYDLSEDKRHIGSLYRGKKDEDNSYYDLSEDKRHIGSLYRGKKDEDNSYYDLSEDKRHIGSLYRGKKDEDNSYYDLSEDKRHIGSLYRGKKDEDNSYYDLSEDKRHIGSLYRGKKDEDDLYHDLFEDKRHIGSLYRGKKDEDNLYSELSEDKRHIGSLYRGKKDEDNMQGLFEDKRHIGSLYRGKKDEDSLYHDLSEDKRHIGSLYRGKKEEDNIYQSLSEDKRHIGSLYRGKKDEDNSQGLSEDKRHIGSLYRGKKDEDNLTEDKRHIGSLYRGKKDEDNSQNLAEDKRHIGSLLRGKKDEDNSQGLSEDKRHIGSLYRGKKNEDNLAEDKRHIGSLYRGKKDEDNSQNILEDKRHIGSLYRGKKDEDNSQNLSEDKRHIGSLHRGKKDEDNANSFGEDKRHIGSLYRGKKDDDSDSPSEDKRHIGSLYRGKKDEDNSNSLSEDKRHIGSLYRGKKDEDSANTLSEDKRHIGSLYRGKKDEDSNSLSEDKRHIGSLYRGKKDEDNAHDLSEDKRHIGSLYRGKKDEDSANSLSEDKRHIGSLYRGKKDEDDAHELSEDKRHIGSLYRGKKDQQVFPTDLIQDEDDIERGLHDLPDKRYFASLLRDRQSSLGPWNPPDKRHIGSFFQNRQVPFGMQDSAEKRHLGSLLQHRPSAFAPHDLTADKRHIGSFFQNRQDPFGTQDLSADKRHIGSFFQNRQSPLGLQDSAEKRHIGSFMQDRGPPFAPDQGSGLRRRKRYIGALARTNNMPSPYSRARQNRRDAPDPSRRRAHLLQRLLNMERQRDLLRQRQRQALVTRTQNAAMMLKYLEHAALDDEDEDLDLQPARDVGVDLELDEEQEPRPDLDHLQYTMAAAPLEDNALTYHSATKRFLGSLARSGWFPRRYSGAYSFDLQKRDLASQLPLDEDEEEEEEEEDEEDKPFFTFSY; encoded by the exons gacgcaccagcactaccaccagcagcagcaacagcagcatcagcagcagcagcaccaacagcagcaccaacaccagcaccagcaggcCCGGACGCCGCACAGCACCAGGAGGAGCCGGCCAGGGAGAAGCGGTTCCTGGGGTCGCTGCTGCGGCAGGATGGACGGCTTCCTATCTGGGGCTACAAGAGATCCTTTATCAGCCaacaggattcgaacccagaCCACGATGTCATGACACCCGCAGCGGCGTCTCCTGCCGAGGGTACCCTGCCTGAGGACTCCGAGGCTCAGGCCCTGGAGAAACGGCACTTGTCCAGCCTGGCACGCAACAACGCCTTCCCTAAGGACCTCCGGGAGAAGAAGTACTTCGCGTCACTGCTCAAGTCTCGAGTGATGGGTGAGGGCACCAAGTTCAGCCAGCAGGACGCCCCTGATGACTCGGAGTCCCGCCTGCAGAAGCGGTTCTACGCCTCCCTGCTCAAGTCCGACACGCCGCCCCAGACTGCCTACCTGAACAGCATGTTCTACCGCCAGGACAAGCGTCACTACGGCTCGCTGCTCAGGAGCGGCCCGCTGCCCTTCATGCAGGACAAGCGACACTTCGCCTCGCTGCTCAAGAGCCCGAGCTACCGCGGCATCTCCATCCCCGGCAAGCGAGGCGTGGGCGCCGAGGACGGGGCTCAGGATGACGCAGTGCGCCAGCTGGAGGATGTTCGGGAGCTGTCCAAGCACCAGTTCTCATCCTTGCTCGGGAACCACCTGGACGACGACCTGGAGCTGCAGCGGCGCCTGCTGGCTGCTGGCCTCATCAGCCCCGGGGACACGCAGGACCTGGCGGCGCTGTTCACCCCCTGGGAAGTCGCCACCCTGCCGGGGCAAGACAAGCGGCACATTGGTTCCTTGTACAGGGGCAAGAAGGACGAAGACAGCCTGTACGACCTTCCTGAAGACAAGAGGCACATCGGCTCTCTGTACCGAGGCAAGAAAGATGAAGACAGTTTGTACCACGAACTCTCTGAAGACAAGAGGCACATTGGCTCTCTGTACCGAGGCAAGAAGGACGAAGACAACGTCTTGGGTTTTCCTGAAGACAAGAGGCACATTGGCTCTCTGTACCGCGGCAAGAAAGACGGTGATGATTTGTACCACGACCTCTCTGAAGACAAGCGACACATTGGCTCTCTGTACAGggggaagaaggatgaagacaaCTCATATTACGACCTCTCAGAAGACAAGAGGCACATTGGTTCTCTGTACAGGGGGAAGAAGGACGTAGACAACTCATATTACGACCTTTCCGAAGACAAGAGGCACATTGGTTCTCTGTACAGggggaagaaggatgaagacaaCTCATATTACGATCTCTCAGAAGACAAGAGGCACATTGGCTCTCTGTACAGggggaagaaggatgaagacaaCTCATATTACGATCTCTCAGAAGACAAGAGGCACATTGGTTCTCTGTACAGggggaagaaggatgaagacaaCTCATATTATGACCTCTCAGAAGACAAGAGGCACATTGGTTCTCTGTACAGggggaagaaggatgaagacaaCTCATATTACGATCTCTCAGAAGACAAGAGGCACATTGGTTCTCTGTACAGggggaagaaggatgaagacaaCTCATATTACGATCTCTCAGAAGACAAGAGGCACATTGGTTCCCTGTACAGAGGGAAGAAGGACGAAGACGATCTGTACCACGACCTTTTCGAAGACAAGCGTCACATCGGCTCCTTGTACCGGGGGAAGAAGGACGAAGACAACTTGTACAGCGAACTTTCTGAAGACAAGAGACACATTGGCTCCTTGTACCGCGGCAAGAAAGATGAAGACAACATGCAGGGGCTTTTTGAAGACAAGAGACACATTGGCTCCCTGTATCGCGGCAAGAAAGATGAAGACAGCTTATATCACGACCTTTCTGAAGACAAGAGGCACATCGGGTCTCTGTATCGcggcaagaaggaagaagacaacatCTATCAGAGTCTCTCCGAAGACAAGCGGCACATTGGCTCCCTGTACCGtgggaagaaagacgaagacaaCTCCCAGGGACTCTCTGAAGACAAGCGACACATCGGTTCATTgtacagaggaaagaaagatgaagacaaCCTTACTGAAGACAAGAGGCACATTGGCTCCCTGTACCGCGGCAAGAAGGATGAAGACAACTCTCAGAACCTCGCTGAAGACAAAAGACACATCGGATCCCTGctcagaggaaagaaagatgaagacaaCTCCCAAGGCCTCTCTGAAGACAAGCGGCACATTGGTTCATTGtacaggggaaagaaaaatgaagacaacCTTGCTGAAGACAAACGGCACATCGGATCCCTAtacagaggaaagaaggacgaaGACAATTCACAAAACATTCTTGAAGACAAGCGACATATTGGGTCTTTGtacagaggaaagaaggatgaagacaaCTCACAAAACCTTTCTGAAGACAAGCGGCACATCGGGTCCCTGCACCGTGGCAAAAAGGACGAAGACAATGCTAATAGTTTTGGTGAAGACAAGCGGCACATCGGCTCTCTTTACCGGGGGAAGAAAGACGACGACAGCGACAGTCCATCAGAAGACAAGAGGCACATTGGATCCTTGTACCGCGGCAAGAAGGACGAAGACAACAGCAACAGTCTCTCCGAAGACAAGCGACACATCGGCTCCCTGtacagaggaaagaaggacgaggacagCGCCAACACCCTTTCTGAGGACAAACGACACATCGGGTCACTGTACAGggggaagaaggacgaggacagCAACAGTCTCTCTGAGGACAAGCGGCACATCGGGTCGCTGTACCGCGGcaagaaggacgaggacaacGCCCACGACCTTTCTGAAGACAAGAGACACATTGGATCCCTCTACAGggggaagaaggacgaggacagCGCCAACAGTCTCTCTGAGGACAAGCGGCACATCGGGTCACTGTACAGAGGcaagaaggacgaggacgacgcCCACGAGCTTTCCGAGGACAAGCGGCACATCGGGTCGCTGTACCGCGGCAAGAAGGACCAGCAGGTCTTCCCGACAGACCTCATCCAGGACGAGGACGACATCGAGCGAGGCCTGCACGACCTGCCGGACAAGCGGTACTTCGCGTCGCTGCTGAGGGACAGACAGTCATCCCTGGGCCCCTGGAACCCGCCAGACAAGCGACACATCGGCTCATTCTTCCAGAACAGACAAGTGCCCTTCGGGATGCAAGACTCCGCGGAGAAGAGACACCTGGGCTCGCTGCTGCAGCACAGACCGTCAGCCTTTGCTCCACACGACCTGACGGCGGACAAACGACACATCGGCTCCTTCTTCCAGAACAGACAGGACCCCTTCGGCACGCAGGACCTCTCAGCAGACAAGCGTCACATCGGCTCCTTCTTCCAGAACAGACAGTCCCCGCTGGGGCTTCAGGACTCCGCGGAGAAGAGGCACATCGGCTCCTTCATGCAGGACCGGGGGCCGCCCTTCGCCCCGGACCAGGGCTCGGGGCTGCGGCGACGCAAGAGGTACATCGGCGCGCTGGCCAGAACCAACAACATGCCCTCCCCATACTCCCGGGCGCGCCAGAACCGCCGCGACGCCCCAGACCCAAGCCGCCGCCGCGCCCACCTGCTGCAGCGCCTCCTCAACATGGAGCGACAGCGGGACCTCCTCCGCCAGCGCCAGCGTCAGGCTCTCGTCACGCGCACGCAGAACGCCGCCATGATGCTCAAGTACCTGGAGCACGCCGCCCTggacgacgaggacgaggaccTGGACCTGCAGCCAGCGCGGGACGTGGGCGTGGACCTGGAGCTGGACGAGGAGCAGGAGCCACGGCCTGACCTGGACCACCTGCAGTACACCATGGCCGCCGCGCCCCTGGAGGACAACGCCCTCACCTACCACAGCGCCACCAAACGCTTCCTGG GGTCACTAGCACGCAGCGGGTGGTTCCCAAGACGTTACAGTGGAGCCTACTCTTTTGACCTTCAGAAACGTGACCTTGCCTCCCAGCTTCCGTtagatgaggatgaagaagaggaagaagaagaagaagatgaagaggacaagcctttcttcactttctcctattaa